The region CAAAAACATCCGGAAAGATTTTGGCAGATGTTATCAAACAATTCCTTATAAAAGAAGGGAGAAAGTAACATGAAATTAAAAGGTAAGCGAATTGGATTTGGTCTGACAGGATCGCACTGTACTTATGATCAGGTTTTTCCGCAGCTGGAGCGGCTGATGGATGAAGGGGCCGAAGTGGTACCGATTGTTACGTATACGGTTCGGACCACCGACACAAAGTTCGGAAATGCGAAGGATCATGTTGCAAAAATTGAGTCCATTACTGGAAAAAAAGTCATTACAACAATGCCTGAAGCAGAGCCGTTAGGACCTAAATATCCACTGGACTGTATGGTAATAGCTCCATTAACCGGAAATTCACTTAGCAAGATGGCTAATGCGCTAACCGATTCCCCGGTATTAATGGCAGCGAAGGCAACGATGCGGAACCAGGGCCCTGTGGTTTTGGGAATTTCAACCAATGATGCACTTGGATTAAATGGTGTAAATCTGATGCGTCTAATGGCAAGCAAATATATTTATTTTATTCCATTCGGTCAGGATGATCCAATTAAAAAACCGAATTCGCTCGTTGCCGATATGGATTCGCTTGTAAAAACGGTAGAAACTGCTCTTCATCATGAACAGCTTCAGCCTGTTATTATTCCTCATGAATATGATAGTATGGTAACATGAGTATAATCTATTATTAGGAAATGAGGGGTTAACTTAATGGGTAACAACAATGGATATAATTTAGCGGTAGTCGGTGCAACCGGCGCCGTAGGGCAAAAAATCATTCAACTATTGGAAAAAAAGGATTTGCCGATAAATGATTTGAAACTTTTATCATCAGAAAGATCCGCCGGTAAAAAAATAGTTTTTAAGAATCGTGAAATAACGGTGGAAGCAGCCGAACCGGACAGCTTTAAAGATGTCGATATTGCGTTATTTTCTGCTGGCGGTTCTATCTCCAAAAAACTGGCACCGGAGGCGGTGAAACGCGGTACAGTAGTTGTCGATAACACAAGTGCTTATCGTATGGATGAAGATGTTCCACTGGTAGTTCCGGAAGTAAATGTGGATGATATTAAAAAGCACAACGGCATTATTGCCAATCCGAACTGCTCAACAATTCAGATGGTTGCAGCACTGAAGCCGCTGCATGAAGCGTATGGTTTGTCACGGATTATTGTTTCAACCTATCAAGCTGTTTCCGGAGCTGGCAATAGTGCAAATGAAGAGCTGGAAAATCAGACGAAACAATTTTTGAACAATGAAGAGATGAAGGCGGAATTGCTTCCTGTCAAAGGTGATAAGAAACATTATCCAATTGCCTTTAATGCTCTTCCGCAAATAGATGTGTTTCAGGAAAACGGGTATACTTTCGAAGAGATGAAAATGATTAATGAATCCAAAAAAATATTGCACTTGCCGGAATTACCGGTATCTGCAACATGTGTGCGTCTGCCATTTTTCCAATCACACGCCGAAAGTGTGTATGTTGACGTTGATAAAAATGGATTATCAGCAAGTGATCTGCAGGATGTTTTGCGAAAAGCAGAAGGCATTATCTTAGAGGATGACCCTGCTAATCAAGTTTATCCGACACCACTAAGTGCAATGAATAAAGAAGAAGTGTTTGTCGGCCGTATCCGTAAAGATCTGGACCATGATAATGGTTTCCATTTATGGATTGTATCTGATAATCTGATTAAGGGTGCTGCCTGGAATACCATCCAGATTGCAGAACGCTTAATTGACAATAAATGGCTTTAGAAATTGAGGTGTTAGTATGCAGATACTGGTCCAAAAATTTGGGGGAACTTCCGTTCAAACGGAAGAAAACCGTAACCATGTTATCAATCATATAAAAAATGCACTTGTGCAGGATTATAAAGTAGTAGTTGTTGTATCTGCATTGGGACGTAAGCCTGATCCATATGCAACAGACACATTGCTTGAACTTATTGATTTTCCTTCCAATCAGAATGCGAAGCGGGAAGTTGATCTGCTGATGTCGTGTGGAGAAACAATTGCATCTGTAGTAATGTCCAATGAGCTGCAAAAAAAGCACATCCAGGCAACAGCTTTAACCGGAGCGCAGGCAGGATTTATTACAAATGAAGATTTTAATCAGGCAAAAATAAAAGAAGTGAAAACGGATCGGATAATGAGGGAACTTGAGCAAAATGATGTTGTGGTAGTTGCCGGATTTCAGGGACAGACTGCTTCCGGTGAAATTACTACGATCGGCCGGGGAGGCAGTGATACAACGGCAGCTGCGTTGGGTGCTGCGCTTACTGCTGAGCGCATTGAAATCTTTACCGATGTAAATGGGATTATGACAGCAGATCCGCGAGTAGTATCTTCAGCGCGCGCATTGGATGTAGTGACGTATACTGAAATATGTAATTTGGCGTATCAAGGTGCAAAGGTCATTCATCCGCGGGCAGTGGAGATTGCGATGCAGGCTAAAATCCCTATCCGTGTCCGTTCCACTTATATGCAGGATGAGGGCACACTGGTAACTGCTTCACGTGTTGAGGAGGCAGGTAAGGATATTACCGACCGGATGATAACCGGGATTGCGCATATGTCCGCGATTACACAAATTAAGATACACACAAAAGAAGAGGCACATCGCCTGCAGTCTGAAGTATTTAAGGCGATGGCAGAAGCAGGAATATCCGTCGATTTTATTAATATTTCACCGACAGGGGTTATTTACACTGTTCCGGAAGCTCATACTCAAAAGGCACTGCACATACTGGAGACACTTGGTTTTCAGCCGGAAATCACCGAGAAATGTGCAAAGGTATCAGCTGTAGGAGCCGGAATGACAGGCGTACCCGGGGTTGCATCAAGAATTGTTCAGTCACTGACTAATGCCGGAGTGCAAATATTGCAATCGGCTGACAGTCATACGACGATATGGGTGCTTATCAATGAAAAGGACTTGAGTGCAGCTGTCAATGCACTTCATGATGTTTTCCAATTAAGCGGCGTCAATGACGAGTATCCTATTACTTAAGAGAAGGGTGTAAAGACATGAATTTTGGAAATGTCCTGACAGCAATGGTTACCCCATTTGATGAAAGTGGAAAGGTGGATCTTCAGAAGACTACCGGACTTATTGAGCATCTTCTGGAAAACGGCAGTGATGGCCTGGTCATTGCCGGTACAACAGGGGAGTCCCCAACATTGACCAAAGAGGAAAAAATCTCCCTATTAAAGCAAACTGTTAAAACTGTTAATAAACGTGTTCCAGTAATTGCTGGTACCGGAAGCAATAATACCGCTGCATCCATTTCTTTTACAAGAGAAGCTGAAACAAGTGGAGCAGATGCAATCATGCTAGTTGTTCCATATTATAATAAACCCAGTCAACGGGGGCTTTATGAACATTTCTCCGCAATTGCGAATGCAACTAAGTTACCGGTGATGCTGTATAATATTCCCGGCAGGTCAGTTGTAAAAATGGAGGCAAATACAATTGTTCAGCTGAGTAAAGTGAAAAATATTGTATCTGTTAAAGAAGCAAGCGGGGATCTTGATTTAATTTCAGAAGTAATTGAACGCACGGGTGATGATTTCAGTGTGTACTCAGGGGAGGACAGTGTGACATTACCGTTACTCGCTCTCGGTGGTGACGGTGTTGTCTCCGTAGCTTCCCATGTTATTGGTAACGAGATACAGAAAATGGTTACCGCATTTAAAAGCGGCAAAGTATCCGATGCCGGCAATCTGCACCGGAAGCTTCTCCCTGTTATGAACGGCTTATTTGCTGCACCGTCACCATCCCCGGTAAAAGCTGCCTTGCGGATGAAAGGTATCGATACAGGCAGTGTTCGGATGCCATTACTCGAGTTGACCGATACAGAAAAACAGGTGTTGAAGGAAACGTTAAACCTTGTCTCTGTTACACAATAGTGTTGCTTTTATATTAACAGTATCAAAGAAAAAGTATTATCATTAAAAATACCGGCTAAGATGCCGGTATTTTTATGCATTTATTCGCATGAAACACTCCGGGTTAGATAATACTAAAGGTATGACTTTATTAGAAAAGGAGTGTTCTGCATGGATAAAGAACCATCAAAAAAGGACGACCAGAATCAGGGTGACCAGAATAACCAATCCTCACTCGTTCAAAAAATTCAGCAGCTGGGTCAATCCAATGTCCCACAAGCACCGGATTCTAACATTCATGTATTATCGATAATAGGTCAAGTGGAAGGTCATGTCCAGCTGCCGCCGCAAAACAAAACAACGAAATATGAACATTTGCTTCCGCAGCTTATTGCAATTGAACAAAACCCCAAGATAGAAGGTGTTGTTGTATTATTAAATACAGTCGGTGGCGATGTGGAAGCTGGTCTGGCTTTATCTGAAATGATTGCCTCGATTTCCAAGCCAACCGTGTCTATTGTTCTTGGGGGCGGGCATTCAATCGGAGTGCCGATTGCTGTTGCGACAGATTATTCTTTTATCGCTCCGACCGCAACGATGATTATCCATCCAATACGGCTGACCGGAATGGTTATCGGAGTTCCGCAAACATTTGAATACCTGGAAAAAATGCAGGACAGGGTCATTGATTTTGTTGTACAGCATTCAAATATTAAAGAGGAAAAATTTAAGGAGCTCATGTTTGCAAGGGGCAATCTGACACGTGATATTGGTTCGAATGTCGTTGGTGAAAATGCGGTGGAATACGGACTAATTGACGGGGTTGGCGGCGTTCAAAAAGCAATGCAGAAAGTCAATGAGCTTATTGACAAGAATAAAGGTAACGAGGAACAGGTGGTTCAATGATTTTGTATACGCCTTTAGCCAACTCGGACATATTTCCTGCAGAAAATGACGTGCTTGCAAAACGGCATTGTGTATCATATCAGGATAAGCAGTTTTATGTGGAAGAAACCAATAAAGGTGACTATCAAGTGTTGCAACTGTTGTCTACTGACCCGCAAGACTTCTTAAGACAGGAATTTAATCCCGGTACAATTTTAAAGGAACATTAATCAAATGGCTTGATTTGTGCTATAATGGAACTGAATGAAAAAATTGTCAACCCTTGCCCTCGTTAAGGCAGGGGTTTCCTGTTCACTATTCAAGTAATGCATTGTCTGTGATTAGAGGTGAAGTTATGGCTAAAAAACGAAGGAAAAAGAAAAAACAATTGAAAAAACAGGTTAAATATGAACTGCTGGGCATATTATTTATTTTTCTCGCCATTTTTGGAAGTGGGGCAAGCGCCATCAGTGATGGAGCCATTCCCGGCAGTCTTGTTCATTTATTCCGGTTCTTTTTTGGAATCTGGTATTTTGTTGCCTCACTTTTTTTGTTGGTAACTGGAGTAATGTTAATGGTAAAACGGCGGTATCCCGATTTCACACATAAAAAAATGATCGGATTTTATATTATTTTTACCGGCGTTCTGCTGTTGACGCATATTCAAACGTATGAGCGAATTCTGTTATTCTCTGAAAATACGTCGATTATTAAGACGACATGGGATAATTTTTTCGCATATGTTGACGGGCAGGCTGATACTTTACAAACCGGCGGCGGTATGATTGGTGCGTTTTTATTTGCCTTCTGTTATTTTTTATTTTCATCAGTCGGTGCAAAAATAGTTTCTGTGTTTTCGATTCTGATTGGGTTTATCTTTATGACTGAGTTTTCATTTGGTGACTTTTTTTCAAAATGGACCAAAAGATTTAGTTCCATGATAAAAAGCTGGAAAGCAAAAAGAAGTGAATCACGTGCGATTAAACAACAGTCCAAAGCGGA is a window of Virgibacillus ihumii DNA encoding:
- the asd gene encoding aspartate-semialdehyde dehydrogenase → MGNNNGYNLAVVGATGAVGQKIIQLLEKKDLPINDLKLLSSERSAGKKIVFKNREITVEAAEPDSFKDVDIALFSAGGSISKKLAPEAVKRGTVVVDNTSAYRMDEDVPLVVPEVNVDDIKKHNGIIANPNCSTIQMVAALKPLHEAYGLSRIIVSTYQAVSGAGNSANEELENQTKQFLNNEEMKAELLPVKGDKKHYPIAFNALPQIDVFQENGYTFEEMKMINESKKILHLPELPVSATCVRLPFFQSHAESVYVDVDKNGLSASDLQDVLRKAEGIILEDDPANQVYPTPLSAMNKEEVFVGRIRKDLDHDNGFHLWIVSDNLIKGAAWNTIQIAERLIDNKWL
- the dapA gene encoding 4-hydroxy-tetrahydrodipicolinate synthase, whose amino-acid sequence is MNFGNVLTAMVTPFDESGKVDLQKTTGLIEHLLENGSDGLVIAGTTGESPTLTKEEKISLLKQTVKTVNKRVPVIAGTGSNNTAASISFTREAETSGADAIMLVVPYYNKPSQRGLYEHFSAIANATKLPVMLYNIPGRSVVKMEANTIVQLSKVKNIVSVKEASGDLDLISEVIERTGDDFSVYSGEDSVTLPLLALGGDGVVSVASHVIGNEIQKMVTAFKSGKVSDAGNLHRKLLPVMNGLFAAPSPSPVKAALRMKGIDTGSVRMPLLELTDTEKQVLKETLNLVSVTQ
- the dpaB gene encoding dipicolinate synthase subunit B, which translates into the protein MKLKGKRIGFGLTGSHCTYDQVFPQLERLMDEGAEVVPIVTYTVRTTDTKFGNAKDHVAKIESITGKKVITTMPEAEPLGPKYPLDCMVIAPLTGNSLSKMANALTDSPVLMAAKATMRNQGPVVLGISTNDALGLNGVNLMRLMASKYIYFIPFGQDDPIKKPNSLVADMDSLVKTVETALHHEQLQPVIIPHEYDSMVT
- the dapG gene encoding aspartate kinase, which encodes MQILVQKFGGTSVQTEENRNHVINHIKNALVQDYKVVVVVSALGRKPDPYATDTLLELIDFPSNQNAKREVDLLMSCGETIASVVMSNELQKKHIQATALTGAQAGFITNEDFNQAKIKEVKTDRIMRELEQNDVVVVAGFQGQTASGEITTIGRGGSDTTAAALGAALTAERIEIFTDVNGIMTADPRVVSSARALDVVTYTEICNLAYQGAKVIHPRAVEIAMQAKIPIRVRSTYMQDEGTLVTASRVEEAGKDITDRMITGIAHMSAITQIKIHTKEEAHRLQSEVFKAMAEAGISVDFINISPTGVIYTVPEAHTQKALHILETLGFQPEITEKCAKVSAVGAGMTGVPGVASRIVQSLTNAGVQILQSADSHTTIWVLINEKDLSAAVNALHDVFQLSGVNDEYPIT
- a CDS encoding ClpP family protease, with the protein product MDKEPSKKDDQNQGDQNNQSSLVQKIQQLGQSNVPQAPDSNIHVLSIIGQVEGHVQLPPQNKTTKYEHLLPQLIAIEQNPKIEGVVVLLNTVGGDVEAGLALSEMIASISKPTVSIVLGGGHSIGVPIAVATDYSFIAPTATMIIHPIRLTGMVIGVPQTFEYLEKMQDRVIDFVVQHSNIKEEKFKELMFARGNLTRDIGSNVVGENAVEYGLIDGVGGVQKAMQKVNELIDKNKGNEEQVVQ
- a CDS encoding YlzJ-like family protein; translation: MILYTPLANSDIFPAENDVLAKRHCVSYQDKQFYVEETNKGDYQVLQLLSTDPQDFLRQEFNPGTILKEH